From the genome of Amia ocellicauda isolate fAmiCal2 chromosome 14, fAmiCal2.hap1, whole genome shotgun sequence, one region includes:
- the LOC136767925 gene encoding E3 ubiquitin-protein ligase TRIM39 encodes MQGLIARLWQDWSCWRLTGRLTSEKEKMTLFKDLQRAWADVTLDPETAQNALTLSEDGKRVRLGGGQRLMDNPQQFNSEYCVVGREGFTSGRHYWMVAGNDWCRIGVTRESAQRRGEFSFTPQQGYWCLEFDYSHFSALTDPETPLPQTPLPRKLGVCVDIEERRVSFYTVESRAHIYTFTDMKFTEGEKIYPVFWTKEFHKDTVILSPLRSLNQ; translated from the exons ATGCAGGGGTTAATAGCGCGACTGTGGCAGGACTGGAGCTGCTGGCGGTTGACGGGTAGATTGACATCGG AGAAAGAGAAGATGACACTGTTCAAGG ATCTTCAAAGAGCCTGGG CTGATGTGACTCTGGACCCTGAGACAGCACAAAATGCCCTGACCCTGTCTGAGGATGGGAAGAGAGTGAGACTGGGAGGGGGACAGCGTCTCATGGACAATCCACAGCAATTTAATTCGGAGTACTGTGTCGTGGGCAGGGAGGGATTCACGTCGGGGAGACACTACTGGATGGTGGCAGGGAATGACTGGTGTAGAATTGGAGTGACTAGAGAGTCTGCCCAGAGGAGAGGAGAGTTCAGCTTTACTCCCCAGCAGGGCTACTGGTGTCTGGAATTTGACTATTCTCATTTCTCTGCTCTCACTGACCCTGAGACGCCCCTCCCTCAGACTCCGCTGCCCAGGAagctgggggtgtgtgtggatATTGAGGAGAGACGGGTCTCCTTTTACACAGTGGAGTCCAGGGCTCATATCTACACCTTCACTGACATGAAGTTCACTGAGGGAGAGAAGATCTATCCAGTCTTTTGGACCAAAGAGTTTCACAAGGACACTGTGATTCTGTCCCCTCTTCGCTCTTTAAATCAGTGA